In the Candidatus Eisenbacteria bacterium genome, one interval contains:
- a CDS encoding pyridoxal-phosphate dependent enzyme, with amino-acid sequence MKSVDSVLQTIGGTPLVRLRRLGRDLPCPLYGKVEFFNPGGSIKDRIGLAMIERAEKAGRLTPGISTIVEATAGNTGIGLAIAAALKGYRCVFVLPDKMSKEKIDLLHAYGAETVIVRSDVPPKSPESYTGTARRLASEIPGAWLADQFYNMTNPETHALTTGPEIWEQTGGLVTCFVGGVGTGGTLSGVGRFLKGRNTSVRVVGADPEGSILSGDTARPYKVEGIGQDYVPATFDSGVVDDWVRVSDAESFRAARRAAREEGLLVGGSSGTSLAAALRYGARLGSRDLIVAILPDTGTNYMSKFYSDNWMRENGFPLQDEGATSGD; translated from the coding sequence CTGAAATCTGTGGATTCCGTGCTCCAGACGATCGGCGGCACGCCCCTCGTGAGGCTCCGCCGGCTCGGCCGCGATCTTCCCTGTCCGCTCTACGGCAAGGTCGAGTTCTTCAATCCAGGCGGGAGCATCAAGGATCGCATCGGCCTGGCCATGATCGAGCGGGCCGAGAAGGCAGGACGACTCACGCCGGGGATCTCGACGATCGTCGAGGCGACGGCCGGCAACACCGGGATCGGACTCGCGATCGCGGCGGCCCTGAAGGGGTATCGTTGCGTCTTCGTCCTCCCAGACAAGATGAGCAAGGAGAAGATCGATCTCCTTCATGCCTATGGGGCCGAGACGGTGATCGTGCGATCGGACGTTCCGCCCAAGTCTCCGGAGAGCTACACCGGCACGGCCAGGCGCCTGGCTTCCGAGATCCCGGGGGCATGGCTCGCCGACCAGTTCTACAACATGACGAATCCTGAGACGCACGCGCTCACGACGGGCCCGGAGATCTGGGAGCAGACGGGCGGCCTCGTGACATGCTTCGTGGGCGGTGTCGGAACGGGCGGCACGCTCTCGGGTGTAGGCCGATTCCTCAAGGGAAGGAACACCTCGGTGCGAGTGGTGGGCGCCGATCCTGAGGGATCGATCCTCTCGGGTGACACGGCGCGCCCCTACAAGGTCGAGGGGATCGGCCAGGACTACGTCCCTGCGACGTTCGACAGCGGGGTCGTCGATGACTGGGTCCGCGTCTCGGACGCGGAGTCGTTCCGCGCCGCCCGGCGGGCGGCGCGCGAGGAGGGGCTTCTCGTCGGTGGATCCTCGGGCACTTCCCTCGCCGCGGCGCTGCGCTACGGCGCCCGCCTCGGCTCGAGGGATCTCATTGTGGCGATCCTTCCCGACACGGGCACGAACTACATGAGCAAGTTCTATAGCGACAACTGGATGAGGGAAAACGGGTTCCCCCTCCAAGACGAAGGGGCCACATCCGGAGATTGA